The Sulfurihydrogenibium sp. YO3AOP1 genome has a window encoding:
- the mgtE gene encoding magnesium transporter, which yields MSPIIEVLKETLKRAIGKRDYKTIEKIIIKTHKGDIAEVFKYLNKEERKILMLTLIKSNIQKAADVFQDLEEDIKSELLRNLSSKDLTNLLNNLPVNEIVKIIDHIPDDVRDIILKNLEKEKIEELEELEQLLTTNEDNIASIIREDYLSINENITVYEAVEIVKNTDKEIEILYIYVVDDKNRLIGVVSLKELITSPGNILVKDIMTRELITVSINATKEEAIDIFKRYDLYILPVINDEEELVGVIYIEDIIDVISEKTTEDFFKMAGAKEEELFYQDKTFKIAKLRMPWLLTATFGEFITAIIISFFSFTIEQFLPIIFFLPMVAALSGNISSQAAIITARGLKEGRLSENIVDYIRSIIKELKVALVIGFGVGLLVGLISSLWINNHKLGMIVGVALFFSIVIAGLIGSLIPYIMDKMGKDPTLATGVLALTITDIVGISIYLSVATYFIHYLHL from the coding sequence ATGTCTCCAATAATTGAAGTTTTAAAGGAAACCCTAAAAAGGGCTATAGGCAAAAGAGATTATAAAACTATAGAAAAGATTATCATAAAAACCCACAAAGGAGACATAGCCGAAGTCTTTAAATATCTAAATAAAGAAGAAAGAAAAATCTTAATGCTTACCTTAATCAAATCAAACATTCAAAAAGCTGCCGATGTTTTTCAAGACCTTGAAGAAGATATAAAATCTGAATTACTTCGAAATTTAAGCTCAAAAGACTTAACAAATCTTTTAAATAATCTCCCGGTTAATGAAATTGTAAAAATTATAGACCATATCCCTGACGATGTAAGAGATATTATTTTAAAAAACTTAGAGAAGGAAAAGATTGAAGAGTTAGAAGAGTTAGAACAACTGCTTACTACCAATGAAGATAACATAGCATCTATTATTAGAGAAGATTATTTAAGCATCAATGAAAACATTACAGTTTACGAAGCTGTTGAGATTGTAAAAAATACAGATAAAGAGATAGAGATTCTTTATATCTATGTTGTTGATGATAAAAACAGACTCATTGGCGTTGTCTCGCTGAAAGAATTAATCACATCCCCAGGTAATATTTTAGTAAAAGATATAATGACAAGAGAGCTTATAACTGTAAGCATAAACGCTACAAAAGAAGAAGCTATTGATATTTTTAAAAGATACGACCTTTATATTTTGCCTGTTATTAATGACGAAGAAGAGCTTGTAGGTGTCATTTATATTGAAGATATAATTGATGTGATCTCTGAAAAAACAACAGAAGACTTCTTTAAAATGGCGGGAGCAAAGGAAGAAGAGCTTTTTTATCAAGATAAGACATTTAAAATTGCAAAATTAAGAATGCCTTGGCTTTTAACTGCAACATTTGGAGAGTTTATAACAGCTATAATCATAAGTTTTTTTAGTTTTACAATTGAGCAGTTTTTGCCAATCATTTTTTTCTTGCCAATGGTTGCCGCCCTTAGTGGTAATATAAGCTCCCAAGCTGCCATTATTACAGCAAGAGGACTAAAAGAAGGAAGACTTTCGGAAAACATAGTTGATTATATTCGTTCAATAATAAAAGAGTTAAAAGTTGCTTTGGTAATTGGTTTTGGAGTTGGATTGTTGGTTGGTTTAATCTCTTCTTTATGGATAAATAACCATAAGCTTGGAATGATAGTTGGAGTTGCTTTATTTTTTAGCATAGTTATAGCCGGCTTGATTGGTAGCTTAATACCGTATATTATGGATAAAATGGGTAAAGACCCAACCTTAGCAACCGGTGTTTTAGCATTAACCATTACAGATATCGTTGGAATATCAATATATCTATCTGTTGCAACATACTTTATACATTACTTACATTTATAG